Proteins encoded by one window of Streptacidiphilus sp. PB12-B1b:
- a CDS encoding discoidin domain-containing protein, whose amino-acid sequence MIRQLRRSVRSSGFAAVRDRSSKRTLVSAVVTVVSMLGLLIAPAVTSPAAAASGETALSETGWVASSSTTSAGDPPSNAIDGNLATRFSSDAYQAAGQWFQVDLGSSQSFNQIEMNTPNSAGDYAVGYNVEVSTKGTAFTTVATGTSSTTPEVATFAAQTARYIRVVLTAASTTSWWSIDEFTAYSGSATPETALSETGWTASSNTSSAGDPPSNAIDGNLATRFSSDAYQAAGQWFQVNLGSSQSFNQIEMNTPNSAGDYAVGYNVEVSTNGTAFTTVATETGSSSPEIATFAAQTAQYIRVVLTAASTTSWWSIDEFTAYTNGSGGTGGGTPPPPTGGSLGSNVYVFNTGMSQASIQNTLNTIANAQIGNQFGTQRYAILFDPGTYGSAADPLIFQVGYYTSVAGLGQNPSAVVINGTIDSYNQCDGSTCNATDNFWRSVSNLTINVTGMTGCESGDDFWASSQASPLRRVHVNGNLSLMDYCNGGPDYASGGFIADSEFTGGTVTNGSQQQYITRNSSLDGWSNAVWNQVFCGDPGAPAQSFAGNSGDSGGPNSYTTLASCPTTEEEPYLYVDSSGNYNVFVPSVQTNSNGPTWVNGNTPGTSLSLSSFFVVQPTATVAQINAALAAGDNLLFTPGVYNVPQTINVTKADTKIIGLGFPTLIPQNGNTTVNVADVSGVNLSGLIFDAGPTSSPSLLQVGVQGATDSHAGDPVSVDDVYFRVGGAEAGTAATSFIDNSSNSIIDDVWAWRADHGAGGGSWTSDQGATGVVVNGNNVTAYGLAVEHYQQDETIWNGQGGTVLFYQNENPYEVPNQAAWMSSSTQDGYPAFYVPNSVTSFQGYGMGSYSYFDQGVPIVNSMAFQAPDTSGVQFHDLLTVFLNGSGGINSVINGTGAAVSSTFGGPSDVVSYP is encoded by the coding sequence ATGATCAGACAGCTAAGACGCTCCGTCCGCAGCAGCGGGTTCGCAGCCGTCAGGGATCGGTCCAGCAAGCGCACCCTGGTCTCCGCCGTGGTCACGGTGGTCTCCATGCTCGGCCTGCTGATCGCACCGGCGGTCACCTCGCCCGCGGCGGCCGCCTCCGGCGAGACGGCGTTGAGCGAGACGGGCTGGGTTGCCAGTTCCAGCACCACCTCCGCGGGCGATCCGCCGTCCAACGCCATTGACGGCAATCTGGCGACGCGGTTCAGCTCGGACGCCTACCAGGCCGCCGGGCAGTGGTTCCAGGTCGACCTCGGGTCGAGCCAGAGCTTCAACCAGATCGAGATGAACACGCCCAACTCGGCCGGGGACTACGCGGTCGGCTACAACGTGGAGGTGTCGACCAAAGGCACCGCCTTCACCACCGTGGCCACCGGCACCAGCAGCACCACGCCGGAGGTCGCCACCTTCGCCGCGCAGACCGCCCGCTACATCCGGGTGGTGCTGACCGCCGCCTCCACCACCAGCTGGTGGTCGATCGACGAGTTCACCGCCTACAGCGGATCCGCCACCCCCGAGACGGCGTTGAGCGAGACCGGCTGGACAGCCAGCTCCAACACCAGCTCCGCCGGTGATCCGCCGTCCAACGCCATTGACGGCAATCTGGCGACGCGGTTCAGCTCGGACGCCTACCAGGCCGCAGGGCAGTGGTTCCAGGTGAACCTCGGGTCGAGCCAGAGCTTCAACCAGATCGAGATGAACACGCCCAACTCGGCCGGGGACTACGCGGTCGGCTACAACGTGGAGGTGTCGACCAACGGCACCGCCTTCACCACCGTGGCCACCGAGACCGGCAGCTCCTCGCCGGAGATCGCCACCTTCGCGGCCCAGACGGCGCAGTACATCCGGGTGGTGCTGACCGCCGCGTCCACCACCAGCTGGTGGTCGATCGACGAGTTCACCGCCTACACCAACGGCTCCGGTGGCACGGGCGGCGGCACACCGCCCCCGCCGACCGGCGGCAGCCTCGGTTCGAACGTCTACGTGTTCAACACCGGCATGTCACAGGCGTCCATCCAGAACACCCTCAACACCATCGCCAACGCGCAGATCGGCAACCAGTTCGGCACCCAGCGCTACGCCATCCTGTTCGACCCCGGGACGTACGGCTCCGCCGCCGACCCGCTGATCTTCCAGGTCGGCTACTACACCAGCGTGGCCGGTCTGGGCCAGAACCCGAGCGCCGTGGTCATCAACGGCACCATCGACTCGTACAACCAGTGCGACGGCTCCACCTGCAACGCGACCGACAACTTCTGGCGCTCGGTGTCCAACCTCACCATCAACGTGACCGGCATGACCGGCTGCGAGTCCGGTGACGACTTCTGGGCCAGCTCCCAGGCGTCCCCGCTGCGCCGGGTGCACGTCAACGGCAACCTGAGCCTGATGGACTACTGCAACGGCGGCCCCGACTACGCCAGCGGCGGTTTCATCGCCGACTCGGAGTTCACCGGCGGCACCGTCACCAATGGCTCCCAGCAGCAGTACATCACCCGCAACAGCTCCCTGGACGGCTGGTCCAACGCGGTCTGGAACCAGGTCTTCTGCGGTGACCCGGGCGCCCCGGCGCAGAGCTTCGCCGGCAACTCCGGCGACAGCGGCGGCCCCAACTCCTACACCACGCTGGCGAGCTGCCCGACCACGGAGGAGGAGCCCTACCTGTACGTGGACTCCTCCGGCAACTACAACGTGTTCGTGCCCTCGGTGCAGACCAACTCCAACGGCCCCACCTGGGTCAACGGCAACACCCCGGGGACCTCGCTGTCGCTCAGCTCCTTCTTCGTGGTCCAGCCGACGGCCACCGTGGCGCAGATCAACGCGGCGCTCGCGGCCGGGGACAACCTGCTGTTCACCCCGGGCGTCTACAACGTCCCGCAGACCATCAACGTCACCAAGGCCGACACCAAGATCATCGGTCTGGGCTTCCCCACGCTCATCCCGCAGAACGGCAACACCACGGTCAACGTGGCGGACGTCAGCGGGGTCAACCTCTCCGGCCTGATCTTCGACGCCGGACCGACCAGTTCCCCCTCGCTGCTGCAGGTCGGCGTCCAGGGCGCGACCGACAGCCACGCCGGTGACCCGGTCAGCGTCGACGACGTCTACTTCCGGGTCGGCGGCGCCGAGGCCGGGACGGCGGCGACCAGCTTCATCGACAACAGCAGCAACTCCATCATCGACGACGTGTGGGCCTGGCGGGCCGACCACGGCGCCGGCGGCGGCTCCTGGACCTCCGACCAGGGCGCGACCGGGGTGGTCGTCAACGGCAACAACGTGACCGCCTACGGCCTGGCCGTGGAGCACTACCAGCAGGACGAGACGATCTGGAACGGGCAGGGCGGAACCGTCCTCTTCTACCAGAACGAGAACCCCTACGAGGTGCCCAACCAGGCCGCATGGATGTCCAGTTCGACCCAGGACGGCTACCCGGCGTTCTACGTCCCGAACAGCGTCACCTCGTTCCAGGGCTACGGGATGGGCAGCTACTCCTACTTCGACCAGGGCGTGCCCATCGTCAACTCCATGGCCTTCCAAGCCCCGGACACCTCCGGCGTGCAGTTCCACGACCTGCTGACGGTCTTCCTGAACGGCTCCGGCGGGATCAACTCGGTCATCAACGGCACGGGTGCGGCGGTGAGTTCGACCTTCGGCGGACCCAGCGACGTGGTCTCCTACCCCTGA
- a CDS encoding glycosyltransferase, which translates to MTSADLDHRLASLGRPLRLIVTGGGTGGHTYPALTAVRTTQARLAALGVGLDVLWVGTAAGLEARVAEREGIAFRTVQTGKIRRSSNPLGMLTRENVRDMGRVPLGAAQARRIVSDYRPDAVLSTGGYVAVPIGLAAKLCRRPLVIHEQTVRLGLANRALARAATRIAVSSESTLPLLPDATRSHAVVTGNPVRPEVFSGRRERAVAALGLRGFSPLLPTVYITGGAQGSVQINGMIREILPWLLFNANVIHQCGSGSIDEAADYAARLPVDQRGRYHVTAFVGPELPDVLALADVVVSRSGAGTIAELTALGKPSVLIPLASSAGNEQEHNALHLEAAGAATALVKEAVNAERLRTAVAPILASPPLRQRMAECARALGRPDAAEQLTDVLLSVAVPAQRGN; encoded by the coding sequence GTGACCAGCGCTGACCTCGACCACCGCCTCGCCTCCCTCGGCCGTCCGCTCCGGCTCATCGTCACCGGCGGGGGCACCGGCGGGCACACCTATCCGGCCCTGACCGCGGTGCGCACCACCCAGGCCCGGCTCGCGGCGCTCGGCGTGGGGCTGGACGTGCTGTGGGTGGGCACGGCCGCCGGCCTGGAGGCGCGGGTGGCCGAGCGCGAGGGCATCGCCTTCCGGACCGTGCAGACCGGCAAGATCCGCCGCTCCAGCAACCCGCTGGGCATGCTCACCCGGGAGAACGTCCGGGACATGGGTCGGGTGCCGCTGGGCGCCGCCCAGGCCCGCCGCATCGTCTCCGACTACCGGCCCGACGCGGTGCTGTCCACCGGCGGCTACGTGGCGGTGCCGATCGGGCTCGCGGCCAAGCTCTGCCGCCGCCCGCTGGTCATCCACGAGCAGACGGTACGGCTCGGCCTGGCCAATCGGGCACTGGCCCGCGCGGCCACCAGGATCGCGGTCTCCTCGGAGTCCACGCTGCCGCTGCTGCCGGACGCGACCCGCTCCCACGCCGTGGTCACCGGCAACCCGGTGCGGCCCGAGGTGTTCTCCGGGCGGCGCGAGCGGGCCGTGGCCGCGCTCGGCCTGCGCGGCTTCAGCCCGCTGCTGCCCACGGTCTACATCACCGGCGGAGCCCAGGGGTCGGTGCAGATCAACGGCATGATCCGGGAGATCCTCCCGTGGCTGCTGTTCAACGCCAACGTGATCCACCAGTGCGGCTCCGGCTCCATCGACGAGGCGGCCGACTACGCCGCCCGGCTGCCGGTGGACCAGCGCGGCCGCTACCACGTCACCGCCTTCGTCGGTCCGGAGCTGCCCGACGTCCTGGCCCTGGCCGATGTGGTCGTCTCCCGCAGCGGCGCCGGGACGATCGCCGAACTGACCGCGCTGGGAAAGCCGTCCGTGCTCATCCCGCTGGCCTCCTCGGCCGGGAACGAGCAGGAGCACAACGCCCTGCACCTGGAGGCCGCCGGTGCGGCGACCGCGCTGGTCAAGGAGGCCGTCAACGCGGAGCGGCTGCGCACCGCGGTCGCGCCGATCCTGGCCTCGCCGCCGCTGCGGCAGCGGATGGCCGAGTGCGCCCGGGCGTTGGGGCGGCCGGACGCGGCCGAGCAGCTGACCGACGTGCTGCTGTCGGTCGCCGTCCCGGCCCAGCGCGGCAACTGA
- a CDS encoding M48 family metallopeptidase: METAATPDGQDTPRPGVAAAGAQAPPGADFTPAQLERSRARKRDTAALRYGSLLTGAAVPCVLGFTPLGAGLSRAAGALAGGGWTATAALGAVAVQLVLTLAALPFSLRGEVVNRRWGLSTRSWGLYAADAAKGLLLGAVLLAAVSVGLFALVRALPQSWWLVAAPVAAALVVLMSFLLPVVFEPLFNRFEPMPEGELRSRLLELAGRSGVRVRDILVADASRRTTAANAYVSGIGRTRRVVVWDTTVRQAAPEEVAAIAAHELGHAARRDVATGTAAGAVGGALAVLLIAAALHWGPLLRAAGVTGAADPRALALVLALGTVLGTIAGPFGNAFSRRIEARADGYALELTRAPGAMVAMQRRLAVLNIADLSPHPLTVLLFATHPPTAARIAHARAWAREHGTAA; the protein is encoded by the coding sequence ATGGAAACCGCTGCCACCCCGGACGGCCAGGACACTCCCCGCCCCGGCGTCGCCGCCGCCGGGGCGCAGGCGCCGCCCGGGGCCGACTTCACCCCCGCCCAGCTCGAGCGCTCCCGGGCGCGCAAGCGGGACACCGCGGCCCTGCGCTACGGCTCGCTGCTGACCGGGGCGGCCGTCCCCTGCGTCCTGGGCTTCACCCCGCTCGGGGCGGGGCTCAGTCGCGCCGCGGGCGCGCTGGCCGGCGGTGGCTGGACCGCCACCGCCGCGCTCGGGGCGGTGGCGGTCCAGCTGGTGCTGACGCTGGCGGCGCTGCCGTTCTCGCTGCGCGGCGAGGTCGTCAACCGCCGCTGGGGGCTGTCCACCCGCAGCTGGGGGCTGTACGCCGCCGATGCCGCCAAGGGGCTGCTGCTGGGCGCGGTGCTGCTGGCGGCGGTGTCGGTGGGCCTGTTCGCGCTGGTCCGGGCGCTGCCGCAGAGCTGGTGGCTGGTGGCCGCGCCGGTGGCCGCCGCCCTGGTGGTGCTGATGTCCTTCCTGCTGCCGGTGGTGTTCGAGCCGCTGTTCAACCGCTTCGAGCCGATGCCGGAGGGGGAGCTGCGCAGCCGGCTGCTGGAGCTGGCCGGGCGCTCGGGGGTGCGGGTGCGCGACATCCTGGTGGCCGACGCCTCGCGCCGCACCACCGCCGCCAACGCCTACGTGTCCGGGATCGGCCGCACCCGCCGGGTGGTGGTCTGGGACACCACGGTGCGGCAGGCCGCGCCCGAGGAGGTGGCCGCCATCGCCGCCCACGAACTGGGCCACGCCGCCCGGCGGGACGTGGCCACCGGGACGGCCGCGGGCGCGGTCGGCGGCGCGCTGGCGGTGCTGCTGATCGCGGCCGCCCTGCACTGGGGGCCGCTGCTGCGGGCCGCCGGGGTCACCGGTGCGGCCGATCCGCGCGCGCTGGCCCTGGTGCTGGCGCTGGGCACGGTCCTGGGCACGATCGCCGGGCCCTTCGGCAACGCGTTCAGCCGCCGGATCGAGGCCAGGGCCGACGGCTACGCCCTGGAACTGACCCGCGCCCCCGGCGCGATGGTGGCAATGCAGCGGCGGCTGGCGGTGCTGAACATCGCCGACCTCAGCCCGCACCCGCTGACGGTGCTGCTGTTCGCCACCCACCCGCCGACGGCCGCCCGGATCGCCCACGCCCGCGCCTGGGCCCGCGAGCACGGAACAGCCGCGTGA
- a CDS encoding APC family permease produces the protein MGLGTAPKKVAPRVPRRHGEGDKEHLTSLGGLAALSLDALSSVAYGPEAIVLVLVAAGTSALRLTLPITLVIAGLLAVLVVSYCQVIAVHPDGGGAYAVGKKDLGATVSLLAAASLVIDYVLTVAVSLAAGAASLASAFPSLAPHLLAICLIGLVLITAVNLWGIAESARALMLPMALFLVAVFGVIGIGLTRSHPVAIVGTAQPVHVTEALGVLLILKAFAAGCSALTGIEAIANGVPTFREPRARRAQRTELMLGGLLALMLIGLAWLIRREHVAPRGGVTVLAQLTAGSFGTGWAYYASNIAVTLVLGLAANTSFGGLPVLMSLLSKDNRLPHLFGLRSDRPVHRYGVVALALMAAVLLVAVDAVTDRLIPMYAIGVFIGFTISQTGLVRHWHSERPARWRLRIALNGTGAVLTAVAALVFVVSKFAQGAWVVVLTVPALMLLFSRIESYYRAVGQELALGRLPQHPVPMQSLVVVPVSGISKLTELALSAALSLGGEVVAVSVHPDPARCADFEAEWARWDPGVELVTLESPHRSLVHPIVGYVQRAQQGARQVAVLIPEVQPRHWRYQILQNQRGLLLATVLRATTDAVVCVIPYRLTSR, from the coding sequence ATGGGCCTGGGAACGGCACCGAAGAAGGTCGCGCCGAGGGTGCCGCGGCGCCACGGCGAGGGCGACAAGGAACACCTGACCAGCCTCGGCGGGCTGGCCGCGCTCTCACTGGACGCGCTGAGTTCGGTGGCGTACGGGCCCGAGGCGATAGTGCTGGTCCTGGTCGCCGCCGGGACCTCGGCGCTGCGGCTGACGCTGCCGATCACCCTGGTCATCGCCGGACTGCTGGCCGTGCTGGTGGTCTCCTACTGCCAGGTCATCGCGGTCCACCCGGACGGCGGCGGCGCCTACGCCGTCGGCAAGAAGGACCTGGGCGCGACCGTCAGCCTGCTGGCCGCCGCCAGCCTGGTGATCGACTACGTGCTGACCGTCGCCGTCAGCCTGGCCGCCGGCGCGGCCAGCCTGGCGTCGGCCTTCCCCTCGCTGGCCCCGCACCTGCTGGCGATCTGCCTGATCGGGCTGGTGCTGATCACCGCCGTCAACCTGTGGGGGATCGCCGAGAGCGCCCGGGCGCTGATGCTGCCGATGGCGCTGTTCCTGGTCGCCGTCTTCGGCGTGATCGGGATCGGGCTGACCCGCTCCCACCCCGTCGCCATCGTCGGCACCGCGCAGCCGGTGCACGTCACCGAGGCGCTGGGGGTGCTGCTGATCCTGAAGGCGTTCGCGGCCGGATGCTCGGCGCTGACCGGGATCGAGGCCATCGCCAACGGCGTCCCCACCTTCCGCGAGCCCCGGGCCAGGCGGGCGCAGCGCACCGAGCTGATGCTCGGCGGGCTGCTGGCGCTGATGCTGATCGGGCTGGCGTGGCTGATCCGCCGCGAGCACGTGGCCCCGCGCGGCGGGGTGACCGTGCTGGCGCAGCTCACCGCCGGCTCCTTCGGCACCGGCTGGGCCTACTACGCGTCCAACATCGCGGTCACCCTGGTGCTCGGTCTGGCGGCCAACACCAGCTTCGGCGGGCTGCCGGTGCTGATGAGCCTGCTGTCCAAGGACAACCGGCTGCCGCACCTGTTCGGCCTGCGCAGCGACCGGCCGGTGCACCGGTACGGGGTGGTCGCCCTGGCGCTGATGGCGGCGGTGCTGCTGGTCGCCGTGGACGCGGTCACCGACCGGCTGATCCCGATGTACGCCATCGGGGTGTTCATCGGCTTCACCATCAGCCAGACCGGACTGGTCCGGCACTGGCACTCCGAACGGCCGGCCCGCTGGCGGCTGCGGATCGCCCTCAACGGCACCGGCGCGGTGCTCACCGCCGTCGCCGCCCTGGTCTTCGTGGTCAGCAAGTTCGCCCAGGGGGCCTGGGTGGTGGTGCTGACCGTGCCCGCGCTGATGCTGCTGTTCTCCCGGATCGAGAGCTACTACCGGGCGGTCGGGCAGGAGTTGGCGCTGGGCCGGCTGCCGCAGCACCCGGTGCCGATGCAGAGCCTGGTGGTCGTCCCGGTCAGCGGCATCAGCAAGCTCACCGAGCTGGCGCTGAGCGCGGCGCTGTCGCTGGGCGGCGAGGTGGTGGCCGTCAGCGTCCACCCCGATCCGGCGCGGTGCGCCGACTTCGAGGCCGAGTGGGCCCGTTGGGATCCGGGTGTGGAACTGGTGACGCTGGAGAGTCCGCACCGCTCGCTGGTCCACCCGATCGTCGGCTACGTCCAGCGCGCCCAGCAGGGCGCCCGCCAGGTCGCGGTGCTCATCCCCGAGGTGCAGCCGCGCCACTGGCGCTACCAGATCCTGCAGAACCAGCGCGGGCTGCTGCTGGCGACCGTGCTGCGGGCCACCACCGACGCCGTGGTCTGCGTCATCCCGTACCGGCTCACCAGCCGCTGA
- a CDS encoding TetR/AcrR family transcriptional regulator encodes MPKLWNETIEAHRRTVREAVLDAAAALTAEHGPASLTMSQIAVRAGIGRATLYKYFPDVEAVLAARRQREAERLLARLTGARDRAAGRTGPGGRLQAVLLAYALAAHEQRGAGVLPDHGSPSPDPQQPVLELLRELLAQAADAGAVRADIGADELAAYCLHALAAAGAARSEAAVHRLLALTLSALRPEASPAAP; translated from the coding sequence GTGCCGAAGCTGTGGAACGAGACCATCGAGGCCCACCGCCGCACGGTCCGGGAGGCGGTGCTGGACGCGGCGGCGGCGCTGACCGCCGAGCACGGCCCGGCCTCGCTGACCATGTCGCAGATCGCCGTGCGGGCCGGGATCGGCCGCGCCACGCTGTACAAGTACTTCCCCGACGTCGAGGCGGTGCTGGCGGCCCGGAGGCAGCGGGAGGCCGAGCGGCTGCTGGCCCGGCTGACCGGGGCCCGTGACCGGGCCGCCGGGCGGACCGGGCCCGGCGGACGGCTGCAGGCGGTGCTGCTGGCCTACGCCCTCGCCGCCCACGAGCAGCGGGGCGCAGGAGTGCTCCCGGACCACGGAAGCCCGAGCCCCGATCCGCAGCAGCCGGTCCTGGAGCTGCTCCGGGAGCTGCTGGCGCAGGCGGCGGACGCCGGAGCGGTCCGCGCGGACATCGGCGCGGACGAGCTGGCGGCCTACTGCCTGCACGCCCTGGCCGCCGCCGGGGCCGCGCGCTCCGAGGCCGCCGTGCACCGGCTGCTGGCGCTCACCCTGTCCGCGCTGCGCCCCGAAGCCTCCCCCGCCGCGCCCTGA
- a CDS encoding UTP--glucose-1-phosphate uridylyltransferase, producing MASTIRRAVIPAAGLGSRLLPLTKATPKEMLPVGDKPVIEHTVRELVDSGITDITIVVSAGKGLIQEHFRPDPGLVAQLRNAGKDGYADAVEEIAELARRGHITYLDQHGPYGNGTPVLNAARAFGDEPVLVLWPDDVFVSEVPRAQQLIAAYNATSSPVLALMAMDPADSHRYGVPVVKEDLDDGLLRITGLVEKPAEQDAPSHYAAIGGYVITPGIVDELREQTRRWHEHPQGEIYLTDAINAYAATRAVYGQVIDGTWYDTGNPLAYLTAQFAAALAHPDYGPSLRRLAHDLGAEPPTRSGG from the coding sequence ATGGCCTCCACCATCCGCCGAGCGGTCATCCCGGCCGCCGGCCTGGGCTCGCGGCTGCTGCCGCTGACCAAGGCGACGCCCAAGGAGATGCTGCCGGTCGGTGACAAGCCGGTGATCGAGCACACCGTCCGGGAGCTGGTCGACAGCGGCATCACCGACATCACCATCGTGGTCTCGGCCGGGAAGGGCCTGATCCAGGAGCACTTCCGCCCCGATCCCGGCCTGGTCGCCCAGCTGCGCAACGCGGGCAAGGACGGCTACGCGGACGCGGTGGAGGAGATCGCCGAGCTGGCCCGGCGCGGCCACATCACCTATCTGGACCAGCACGGGCCGTACGGCAACGGCACGCCGGTGCTCAACGCCGCCCGCGCCTTCGGCGACGAGCCGGTGCTGGTGCTCTGGCCCGACGACGTCTTCGTCTCCGAGGTGCCGCGCGCCCAGCAGCTCATCGCCGCGTACAACGCCACCAGCTCCCCGGTGCTGGCGCTGATGGCGATGGACCCGGCCGACTCCCACCGCTACGGCGTCCCGGTGGTCAAGGAGGACCTCGACGACGGCCTGCTGCGGATCACCGGCCTGGTGGAGAAGCCCGCCGAGCAGGACGCCCCCAGCCACTACGCGGCCATCGGCGGCTACGTGATCACCCCCGGCATCGTGGACGAGCTGCGCGAGCAGACCCGGCGCTGGCACGAACACCCGCAGGGCGAGATCTACCTCACCGACGCCATCAACGCCTACGCCGCGACCCGCGCCGTGTACGGCCAGGTCATCGACGGCACCTGGTACGACACCGGCAACCCGCTCGCCTACCTCACCGCCCAGTTCGCCGCCGCCCTGGCCCACCCCGACTACGGGCCCTCGCTGCGCAGGCTCGCCCACGACCTGGGCGCGGAGCCGCCGACCCGGTCGGGCGGCTGA
- a CDS encoding ATP-binding protein — protein MQHDRTRVRLAVAPCDPARTAPGAARAGAPKVAEAAPGFYLLVRPTGFAVHMSASADHLRFVRQLADATLTAAGVDTELAQDVQLVASELIGNSVRACGDLVPLVVEVDADPRGVSVKVHDPDRRALPRRSDMPSDCGAESGRGLPLVDLLAPGWRVSRTPIGKQICCHLPYRRRVRR, from the coding sequence ATGCAGCACGACCGGACCCGCGTCAGGCTCGCCGTAGCGCCGTGCGACCCCGCCCGCACGGCCCCGGGCGCGGCCCGCGCGGGGGCGCCGAAGGTGGCCGAGGCGGCTCCGGGCTTCTACCTGCTGGTCCGGCCGACCGGCTTCGCCGTGCACATGAGCGCCTCCGCCGATCACCTCCGCTTCGTCCGCCAACTGGCCGACGCCACGCTGACAGCCGCCGGGGTCGACACCGAACTGGCCCAGGACGTGCAGCTGGTGGCGTCCGAGCTGATCGGCAACTCGGTCCGGGCCTGCGGCGACCTGGTCCCGCTGGTGGTCGAGGTGGACGCCGACCCCCGCGGCGTCTCGGTCAAGGTGCACGACCCCGACCGCCGCGCGCTGCCCCGGCGCTCGGACATGCCCTCCGACTGCGGGGCCGAATCCGGGCGCGGGCTGCCGCTGGTGGACCTGCTGGCACCGGGATGGAGGGTGTCCCGGACGCCGATCGGCAAGCAGATCTGCTGCCACCTGCCCTACCGGCGACGGGTCCGGCGCTGA
- a CDS encoding decaprenylphospho-beta-D-erythro-pentofuranosid-2-ulose 2-reductase, translating to MLNALGQPQSLLLLGGSSEIGLATARRLVRERTRRVHLAGRPSAALTAAADELTALGADVQVHAFDAADTDTHEEVIGKVFAEGDIDLVLLAFGVLGDQLHDEREPMAAVAVARVNYLGGVSSALASAQALRRQGHGALVVLSSVAGERARRDNFIYGSTKAGLDALAQGLGDSLRGSGARVMVVRPGFVRGRMTQGMPEAPLATTPQAVADAILTGLRRGSGTVWVPGALRFVMSGLRHLPRPVFRRLSAR from the coding sequence GTGCTGAACGCCCTGGGCCAGCCCCAGTCCCTGCTGCTGCTCGGAGGCTCCTCCGAGATCGGCCTCGCCACCGCCCGCCGCCTGGTGCGCGAGCGCACCCGCCGGGTCCACCTGGCCGGACGCCCCTCGGCGGCGCTCACCGCCGCGGCCGACGAACTCACCGCGCTCGGCGCCGACGTCCAGGTGCACGCCTTCGACGCCGCCGACACCGACACCCACGAGGAGGTGATCGGCAAGGTCTTCGCCGAGGGCGACATCGACCTGGTGCTGCTCGCCTTCGGCGTCCTCGGCGACCAACTGCACGACGAGCGCGAGCCGATGGCCGCGGTGGCGGTCGCCCGGGTCAACTACCTCGGCGGGGTCTCCAGTGCGCTGGCGAGCGCGCAGGCGCTGCGCCGCCAGGGGCACGGCGCGCTGGTGGTGCTCTCCTCGGTGGCCGGGGAGCGGGCCCGGCGCGACAACTTCATCTACGGCTCCACCAAGGCCGGACTGGATGCCCTCGCCCAGGGCCTCGGCGACTCCCTGCGCGGCAGCGGGGCCCGGGTGATGGTGGTCCGCCCGGGCTTCGTCCGGGGCCGGATGACCCAGGGGATGCCCGAGGCGCCGCTGGCCACCACCCCGCAAGCGGTGGCCGACGCCATCCTCACCGGCCTGCGCCGGGGCAGCGGCACGGTGTGGGTGCCCGGCGCGCTGCGCTTCGTCATGTCCGGCCTGCGCCACCTGCCCCGGCCGGTGTTCCGCCGGCTGTCAGCCCGGTAG
- a CDS encoding phosphatase PAP2 family protein, whose translation MTPPEQHPRPGLDPRPGLDLLLVRAARSGAGRRPGLAACGRALSFAGEHGAVWLLAGATGAAVDAPRRGAWLRATALVAGAHLASMGVKRVVRRPRPCLPGLEPLVRTAGRHSFPSSHAASSAAAALAFHPLLPVGPTALLASAICASRLCVGVHYPSDVLAGALLGVSGAALGRSWALREGRAAVTDGWPGR comes from the coding sequence ATGACCCCACCCGAGCAGCACCCGCGCCCGGGCCTGGACCCGCGCCCCGGCCTGGATCTGCTGCTGGTGCGCGCCGCCCGGAGCGGGGCCGGCCGCCGGCCCGGGCTGGCGGCCTGCGGGCGGGCGCTGTCGTTCGCGGGCGAGCACGGCGCGGTGTGGCTGCTGGCCGGGGCGACCGGAGCCGCCGTGGACGCCCCCCGGCGCGGGGCCTGGCTGCGGGCCACCGCCCTGGTGGCCGGGGCGCACCTGGCCAGCATGGGCGTCAAGCGCGTGGTGCGCCGCCCGCGCCCCTGCCTGCCCGGCCTGGAGCCGCTGGTGCGCACGGCCGGGCGCCACAGCTTCCCCAGCTCGCACGCCGCCTCCTCGGCCGCGGCGGCGCTGGCCTTCCACCCGCTGCTGCCGGTCGGCCCGACCGCGCTGCTGGCGTCGGCGATCTGCGCCTCCCGGCTGTGCGTGGGGGTGCACTACCCCTCGGACGTCCTGGCCGGGGCGCTGCTGGGCGTGTCGGGCGCGGCCCTGGGGCGCTCCTGGGCGCTGCGGGAGGGCCGGGCGGCGGTCACGGATGGGTGGCCAGGCCGGTGA